One Curtobacterium sp. MCLR17_032 genomic window carries:
- the hisI gene encoding phosphoribosyl-AMP cyclohydrolase yields MTDSTSTSTEAVLDRARFGADGLLPAIVQEESSKDVLMLGYMDREALRRTLTEGRVTFWSRSRSEYWRKGDTSGHAQYVRAAALDCDDDTLLVTVHQVGAACHTGAHRCFDVDPLDPVTASAPDTVGTSAPGAATGGVAG; encoded by the coding sequence ATGACCGACAGCACCAGCACCAGCACCGAAGCGGTCCTCGACCGCGCGCGCTTCGGTGCGGACGGACTGCTCCCCGCCATCGTGCAGGAGGAATCGTCGAAGGACGTCCTCATGCTCGGGTACATGGACCGGGAAGCCCTCCGCCGCACCCTGACCGAGGGCCGGGTGACCTTCTGGTCGCGGTCCCGGAGCGAGTACTGGCGCAAGGGCGACACGTCCGGCCACGCCCAGTACGTCCGCGCCGCCGCGCTGGACTGCGACGACGACACGCTGCTCGTCACGGTGCACCAGGTCGGTGCGGCGTGTCACACCGGGGCCCACCGGTGCTTCGACGTGGACCCGCTCGACCCGGTGACGGCGTCGGCGCCCGACACGGTGGGGACCTCCGCTCCCGGCGCGGCAACGGGCGGTGTCGCAGGATGA
- the hisF gene encoding imidazole glycerol phosphate synthase subunit HisF, whose protein sequence is MTAAPAGATALGGVSVRVIPCLDVSGGRVVKGVNFLDLQDAGDPVELAARYYEQGADELTFLDVGATVENRATMWDTVTRTAEQVFIPLTVGGGVRSVDDVARLQQCGADKIGVNSAAIARPELVSEIADRFGAQAVVLSLDVKRSDRMPSGFVVTTHGGRTETDIDAIAWAHDAVERGAGELLVNSIDADGTKNGFDLELVAAVRAVSSVPVIASGGAGHVDHFAPAVDAGADAVLAASVFHRGEMTVGDVKDALRATGHVVR, encoded by the coding sequence GTGACCGCCGCACCCGCTGGCGCCACCGCCCTGGGCGGCGTCTCGGTCCGCGTCATCCCGTGCCTCGACGTCTCGGGCGGTCGTGTCGTCAAGGGCGTCAACTTCCTCGACCTGCAGGACGCCGGAGACCCGGTCGAGCTCGCCGCGCGCTACTACGAGCAGGGCGCCGACGAGCTGACGTTCCTCGACGTCGGCGCCACGGTCGAGAACCGCGCCACGATGTGGGACACCGTCACCCGCACCGCCGAGCAGGTCTTCATCCCGCTCACGGTCGGCGGCGGGGTCCGCAGCGTCGACGACGTCGCCCGGCTGCAGCAGTGCGGCGCGGACAAGATCGGCGTCAACAGCGCCGCGATCGCCCGCCCCGAGCTGGTCTCCGAGATCGCCGACCGGTTCGGCGCACAGGCCGTCGTCCTGTCGCTCGACGTCAAGCGCTCCGACCGGATGCCGTCCGGCTTCGTGGTCACGACGCACGGCGGCCGCACCGAGACCGACATCGACGCCATCGCCTGGGCGCACGACGCCGTCGAGCGCGGTGCGGGGGAGCTCCTCGTCAACTCGATCGACGCCGACGGCACGAAGAACGGCTTCGACCTCGAGCTCGTCGCCGCGGTCCGTGCGGTGTCCTCGGTGCCGGTCATCGCCTCGGGAGGCGCGGGTCACGTCGACCACTTCGCCCCCGCCGTCGACGCCGGTGCGGACGCGGTCCTCGCCGCGAGCGTCTTCCACCGCGGCGAGATGACCGTGGGCGACGTCAAGGACGCGCTGCGCGCCACCGGCCACGTCGTCCGCTGA
- the hisG gene encoding ATP phosphoribosyltransferase, translated as MLRIAVPNKGSLSETASEMLREAGYAGRRDPKALHLIDERNGVEFFFLRPRDIATYVGSGALDVGITGRDLLLDSGSTAHEVDALGFADSTFRFAGAPGRYSTLQDLEGVRVATSYPGLVGEFLAQHGVTATLVKLDGAVESAVRLGVADAVADVVSTGSTLRAAGLEIFGPVILESTAVLITTDETIAGIDVLRRRLQGVLVARGYVMLDYDIPSALLEQATAIASGIESPTVSPLHDRDWSAVRVMIPRDDANLIMDALYDLGARAILVSPIHAARL; from the coding sequence ATGCTCCGCATCGCCGTGCCCAACAAGGGCTCACTGTCCGAGACCGCCTCCGAGATGCTGCGGGAGGCCGGGTACGCCGGTCGCCGTGACCCGAAGGCGCTGCACCTCATCGACGAGCGCAACGGGGTGGAGTTCTTCTTCCTCCGCCCGCGCGACATCGCCACCTACGTCGGCTCCGGCGCACTCGACGTCGGCATCACCGGCCGAGACCTGCTGCTCGACTCCGGCTCCACCGCGCACGAGGTCGACGCGCTCGGCTTCGCGGACTCCACCTTCCGGTTCGCCGGCGCGCCGGGTCGGTACAGCACGCTGCAGGACCTCGAGGGCGTCCGCGTCGCGACGAGCTACCCCGGCCTGGTCGGGGAGTTCCTCGCCCAGCACGGCGTCACCGCCACCCTGGTCAAGCTCGACGGCGCGGTCGAGAGCGCCGTCCGGCTCGGGGTCGCCGACGCCGTCGCCGACGTCGTCTCCACCGGCAGCACGCTCCGCGCCGCCGGGCTCGAGATCTTCGGCCCGGTCATCCTCGAATCCACCGCGGTGCTCATCACCACCGACGAGACGATCGCCGGCATCGACGTGCTCCGCCGCCGGCTGCAGGGCGTCCTGGTCGCCCGCGGCTACGTCATGCTCGACTACGACATCCCGTCCGCCCTGCTCGAGCAGGCGACCGCGATCGCCTCGGGCATCGAGTCCCCGACGGTCTCGCCGCTGCACGACCGCGACTGGTCGGCCGTCCGCGTGATGATCCCGCGCGACGACGCCAACCTCATCATGGACGCGCTCTACGACCTCGGCGCCCGGGCGATCCTGGTCAGCCCGATCCACGCCGCACGCCTGTGA
- a CDS encoding phosphoribosyl-ATP diphosphatase, with translation MKTFDDLFAELTEKARTRPEGSGTVAELDAGVHQIGKKIVEEAAEVWMAAEYEGDERTSEEISQLVYHLQVLMIAKGLTPADVWRHL, from the coding sequence GTGAAGACGTTCGACGACCTGTTCGCGGAGCTGACCGAGAAGGCGCGCACGCGCCCGGAGGGCTCCGGCACCGTCGCCGAACTGGATGCCGGCGTGCACCAGATCGGCAAGAAGATCGTGGAGGAAGCCGCCGAGGTCTGGATGGCGGCCGAGTACGAGGGCGACGAGCGCACCTCGGAGGAGATCTCGCAGCTCGTGTACCACCTGCAGGTCCTCATGATCGCGAAGGGCCTGACCCCGGCGGACGTCTGGCGACATCTGTAG
- the rpe gene encoding ribulose-phosphate 3-epimerase, translating to MTIRISPSILSADFANLERELQRIETADMVHVDVMDNHFVPNLTLGLPIVQRLQQVSPVPLDVHLMITDADTEAPKYAETGASSVTFHFEAATDPVATAAAIRSNGARAAVAVKPGTPVTQVLHHLDAYDMILLMTVEPGFGGQAFMTSVMPKLADARAAVDASGLDVWLEVDGGIAVDTVPEAVRSGADTLVAGSAVYGGEPAARITDLRAAAQRALADR from the coding sequence GTGACGATCCGCATCTCGCCGAGCATCCTGTCCGCCGACTTCGCGAACCTCGAGCGCGAACTGCAGCGCATCGAGACCGCCGACATGGTGCACGTCGACGTGATGGACAACCACTTCGTGCCGAACCTGACGCTCGGCCTGCCGATCGTCCAGCGCCTGCAGCAGGTGTCGCCGGTGCCGCTCGACGTGCACCTGATGATCACCGACGCGGACACCGAGGCACCGAAGTACGCCGAGACCGGGGCGTCGAGCGTCACCTTCCACTTCGAGGCGGCGACCGACCCGGTGGCGACCGCCGCGGCGATCCGGTCGAACGGGGCCCGGGCCGCCGTCGCCGTGAAGCCCGGCACCCCGGTCACCCAGGTGCTGCACCACCTCGACGCCTACGACATGATCCTGCTCATGACCGTCGAGCCCGGGTTCGGCGGTCAGGCGTTCATGACCTCGGTGATGCCGAAGCTCGCCGACGCCCGGGCCGCGGTCGACGCGTCGGGCCTGGACGTCTGGCTCGAGGTCGACGGCGGCATCGCGGTCGACACCGTGCCCGAGGCGGTCCGGAGCGGCGCCGACACCCTGGTCGCCGGCTCCGCGGTCTACGGCGGCGAACCGGCTGCACGCATCACCGATCTCCGAGCGGCGGCGCAGCGCGCCCTCGCGGACCGGTAG
- a CDS encoding transcription antitermination factor NusB: MSAEHDRGQRGGSGGGQRGGNGGGQRGGGAGQRGAGVGRTGGRPGGRPREPRQVSARRVAFDVLRAVQVDDAYANLLLPTRIRRAGLSARDAGFATELTYGTIRMIGRYDVVVAVASGRRADLIEADVLDVMRLGVHQLLGMRTPTHAAVSATVELAREVGVARATGFVNAVMRKVAGKTPEEWDPLVTAGLGGEALLATRWSHPVWVVSALRDALAAERSRDELVALLAADNEAPRVQLAALPGVATAEDVERATTRTTVDDDVAGDEPPVGPAGDDADAADQPDHDHGHVNAAEPASPAPDLPVSPVGVRGVTGDPARVPGVAAGRLRVQDEGSQLAALALSRSSEVRAGERWLDLCAGPGGKAALLAAEAAQAGATLTANELVPARVGLVREALRDFRDTVTVVEGDGRRYGHDGAGVTYDRILLDAPCTGLGALRRRPEARWRKQPEDVAELALLQEELLEAAVRVLAPGGTLAYVTCSPHLAETRGQVDALMRRHGDLLEQLDTASVVRSVAARDPQVADGRTVQLWPHRIGTDAMFIALFRRTA; this comes from the coding sequence ATGAGCGCGGAACACGATCGCGGCCAGCGCGGCGGGAGCGGCGGTGGCCAGCGCGGCGGGAACGGCGGCGGCCAGCGCGGTGGCGGTGCCGGCCAGCGCGGCGCCGGCGTCGGGCGGACCGGCGGACGACCCGGGGGCCGGCCGCGAGAGCCCCGTCAGGTCAGTGCCCGGCGCGTGGCGTTCGACGTCCTGCGCGCCGTCCAGGTCGACGACGCCTACGCGAACCTGCTCCTGCCGACGCGCATCCGGCGTGCCGGGCTCAGCGCCCGCGACGCCGGCTTCGCAACCGAGCTGACCTACGGCACGATCCGGATGATCGGCCGCTACGACGTGGTCGTCGCCGTCGCGTCCGGGCGCCGGGCGGACCTCATCGAGGCCGACGTGCTCGACGTGATGCGCCTCGGCGTGCACCAGCTCCTCGGCATGCGGACGCCGACGCACGCCGCGGTCTCCGCCACGGTCGAGCTCGCCCGCGAGGTCGGCGTCGCCCGCGCCACCGGTTTCGTGAACGCCGTGATGCGGAAGGTCGCCGGCAAGACCCCGGAGGAGTGGGACCCCCTCGTGACGGCCGGCCTCGGCGGGGAGGCCCTCCTCGCGACGCGCTGGTCGCACCCGGTCTGGGTCGTCTCCGCGCTCCGGGACGCCCTGGCCGCGGAACGGTCCCGTGACGAACTCGTCGCGCTCCTCGCCGCCGACAACGAGGCACCGCGCGTCCAGCTCGCCGCGCTGCCCGGTGTCGCCACGGCGGAGGACGTCGAGCGGGCGACCACGCGCACGACGGTGGACGACGACGTGGCGGGGGACGAGCCTCCCGTCGGTCCGGCCGGCGACGACGCCGACGCGGCCGACCAGCCCGACCACGACCACGGCCACGTCAACGCTGCGGAGCCCGCTTCACCCGCGCCCGACCTGCCGGTCTCGCCCGTCGGCGTCCGCGGCGTCACCGGCGACCCGGCGCGTGTGCCCGGCGTCGCCGCCGGCCGCCTGCGCGTGCAGGACGAGGGCTCGCAGCTCGCCGCCCTCGCGCTGTCCCGCTCCTCCGAGGTCCGCGCCGGCGAGCGGTGGCTCGACCTCTGCGCCGGGCCCGGCGGCAAGGCCGCGCTCCTCGCCGCCGAGGCCGCGCAGGCCGGTGCCACCCTCACCGCCAACGAGCTCGTCCCGGCCCGGGTGGGACTGGTCCGGGAGGCCCTCCGCGACTTCCGCGACACCGTCACCGTGGTCGAAGGCGACGGCCGCCGCTACGGCCACGACGGCGCGGGCGTCACCTACGACCGCATCCTGCTCGACGCGCCCTGCACCGGACTCGGCGCGCTGCGTCGGCGTCCGGAGGCCCGCTGGCGCAAGCAACCGGAGGACGTCGCCGAACTCGCGCTCCTGCAGGAGGAACTGCTCGAGGCGGCGGTCCGGGTGCTCGCCCCGGGCGGCACGCTGGCGTACGTGACGTGCTCGCCGCACCTGGCCGAGACGCGCGGTCAGGTCGACGCCCTGATGCGCCGCCACGGCGACCTGCTCGAGCAGCTCGACACCGCCTCGGTGGTCCGCTCGGTGGCGGCCCGCGACCCGCAGGTGGCGGACGGCCGGACGGTGCAGCTCTGGCCGCACCGGATCGGCACCGATGCGATGTTCATCGCGCTGTTCCGTCGGACGGCCTGA
- a CDS encoding methionyl-tRNA formyltransferase, which translates to MRLVVAGSPAAAVPTLRALAASDHEIAAVLTRPPTPQGRKRVLTPTPVAQVAAELGLPVIEASRVDDEVTTRIAALDVDLGVIVAYGALLRRPALDAPRLGWVNLHFSDLPAYRGAAPVQRSVMAGDTTTAATVFQLVEAVDAGPVYASEPFTIDPEATSGQVLAAMAETGADVVVRVVDALAAGTATATEQVGSPTTAPKLTLADGRTDFAAPASVVHARLRGVTPEPGAFAHLGETRVKLLRAHRLATHDGGPGGSGDTAPHLAPGALRLVEGALLVGTADEPLVLTEVQPAGKKAMDAAAWARGLGPLDGKVLA; encoded by the coding sequence ATGCGTCTCGTCGTCGCCGGCAGCCCCGCTGCCGCGGTCCCCACCCTCCGTGCTCTGGCGGCGTCCGACCACGAGATCGCGGCGGTGCTCACCCGCCCGCCGACGCCGCAGGGCCGGAAGCGCGTGCTCACGCCGACGCCGGTCGCGCAGGTCGCGGCGGAGCTGGGCCTGCCGGTGATCGAGGCCTCCCGCGTGGACGACGAGGTCACCACCCGGATCGCTGCGCTCGACGTCGACCTCGGCGTGATCGTCGCCTACGGCGCACTGCTCCGCCGCCCGGCCCTCGACGCGCCCCGCCTCGGCTGGGTCAACCTGCACTTCTCCGACCTCCCGGCCTACCGCGGGGCCGCCCCCGTGCAGCGTTCGGTGATGGCCGGCGACACCACCACCGCGGCCACGGTCTTCCAGCTGGTCGAGGCCGTGGACGCCGGCCCGGTCTACGCGTCCGAGCCCTTCACGATCGACCCGGAGGCCACCTCCGGCCAGGTCCTCGCCGCGATGGCGGAGACCGGCGCCGACGTGGTGGTCCGGGTCGTCGACGCCCTCGCCGCGGGCACGGCGACGGCGACCGAGCAGGTCGGATCGCCGACGACGGCCCCGAAACTGACGCTCGCGGACGGCCGCACCGACTTCGCCGCCCCGGCATCCGTGGTGCACGCCCGGCTCCGCGGCGTCACCCCGGAACCGGGCGCGTTCGCGCACCTCGGCGAGACCCGGGTGAAGCTGCTGCGGGCGCACCGGCTCGCGACGCACGACGGCGGCCCGGGAGGCTCGGGGGACACCGCCCCGCACCTCGCCCCCGGTGCGCTCCGGCTCGTGGAAGGTGCCCTGCTGGTCGGGACGGCGGACGAACCGCTCGTGCTGACCGAGGTGCAGCCGGCCGGCAAGAAGGCGATGGACGCCGCGGCCTGGGCCCGAGGGCTCGGACCGCTCGACGGGAAGGTGCTCGCATGA
- a CDS encoding DUF4383 domain-containing protein, whose amino-acid sequence MTDRLSTPAPTSFAETPVQKGALVVGIVFLLVGIAGFIPGLTSGDLGGAGNGSMGMLLGIFQVSVLHNIVHLLFGIVGVLAARRASGARLYLVIGGVVYFVLWIYGLFTANSDSAANFVPLNSADNWLHLVLAIGMVALGVVLSRGRRAPVGAERTAR is encoded by the coding sequence ATGACAGACCGACTCTCCACCCCAGCACCCACCAGCTTCGCCGAGACCCCCGTGCAGAAGGGCGCCCTCGTCGTCGGCATCGTCTTCCTGCTCGTCGGCATCGCCGGCTTCATCCCGGGCCTCACCTCCGGTGACCTCGGCGGCGCCGGCAACGGTTCGATGGGCATGCTGCTCGGCATCTTCCAGGTGTCCGTCCTGCACAACATCGTCCACCTGCTCTTCGGCATCGTCGGCGTGCTGGCTGCTCGTCGCGCCAGTGGTGCGCGGCTCTACCTGGTCATCGGTGGCGTCGTCTACTTCGTGCTCTGGATCTACGGCCTGTTCACCGCGAACAGCGACAGCGCCGCGAACTTCGTGCCGCTGAACTCGGCCGACAACTGGCTGCACCTCGTCCTCGCGATCGGCATGGTCGCCCTCGGCGTCGTGCTCTCGCGCGGGCGTCGCGCGCCGGTCGGCGCGGAGCGCACCGCCCGCTGA